A window of the Euzebya pacifica genome harbors these coding sequences:
- the alaS gene encoding alanine--tRNA ligase, which translates to MRSQQIRTNFLEFFKARDHRVRPSASLIPQDPTLLLTVAGMVPFKPYFLGEATPEHKRVTSVQKVARTNDIENVGRTTRHLTFFEMLGNFSFGDYFKREAIAWAWELSTTPADKGGLGFDPERIWATVYEDDDEAFGFWRDETGIPEQRIQRRDAKDNFWSTGGSGPCGPCTEIFYDRGPEHGAEGGPIVDESRFLEFWNLVLMQFETDGTGNPEMKGSDAIVGPLPAPSIDTGSGLERVAMLLQDVPTVFDTDEFKPMVDLAVDLTGVGYTGRFGEGSPESDTWIRVIAEHARATAFLISDGVLPSNEGRGYVLRRLVRRAVNSARKLGTDASIMTPMMEQVIDTMSPAWPDLKTQAQLITKIAQAEEDTFSKTLSTGLVKLGDAMDATKERGDTTLDAETAFTLHDTYGFPVDLTIEIAEEQGLTLDRDAFAEHMEAQRHRARAATKSGRDAAATDVYKRAAGAVEGVDFTGYDHFEGDSWIAALIADGDLVQRAEEGEEVEVVLKRTPFYAEGGGQLGDHGLITSDLGRIEVLDTVSPTEGLIVHRGRVVAGEVGVDNDVHATIDRARRASIARGHTATHILHATIKEMVGDHAAQAGSAIDQGHFRFDFPHFEAITRGQLTELEELVNLRIAADPTVMVREMSQEEARKRGATALFGEKYGDSVRVVTIDDYSMELCGGTHVGHTSEVGLFTVINEGSIANNVRRIEALTGPDAFTHLSKERLIADQVARMLKVPSAEVPGRVEDLLGRVRDAEKALAKARADAVLGQADALLERAEVIGDHRIVTGVVQGADHDALRQLALDLRNRIRHGVVILGTAKEDGKAQMLAAVSSDLVEAGHNAADILRPGAKVVGGGAGGKGDVAQAGGKDGTKIVAAVTTSADEARDRLRD; encoded by the coding sequence ATGCGTTCCCAACAGATCCGCACCAACTTCCTCGAGTTCTTCAAGGCGCGTGACCACCGCGTCCGGCCCAGCGCGTCGCTGATCCCGCAGGACCCGACGCTGCTGCTGACGGTCGCCGGGATGGTGCCGTTCAAGCCCTACTTCCTGGGCGAGGCGACGCCGGAGCACAAGCGGGTCACGTCGGTGCAGAAGGTCGCGCGGACCAACGACATCGAGAACGTCGGACGCACGACCCGTCACCTCACCTTCTTCGAGATGCTGGGCAACTTCAGCTTCGGCGACTACTTCAAGCGCGAGGCGATCGCCTGGGCGTGGGAGCTGTCGACGACGCCGGCGGACAAGGGCGGCCTCGGCTTCGACCCCGAGCGCATCTGGGCCACCGTCTACGAAGACGACGACGAGGCCTTCGGCTTCTGGCGCGACGAGACGGGCATTCCCGAACAGCGCATCCAGCGGCGTGACGCCAAGGACAACTTCTGGTCCACCGGCGGCTCCGGCCCGTGCGGTCCGTGCACCGAGATCTTCTACGACCGCGGGCCCGAGCACGGCGCCGAGGGCGGCCCGATCGTCGACGAGTCACGGTTCCTGGAGTTCTGGAACCTGGTGCTCATGCAGTTCGAGACCGACGGCACCGGCAACCCCGAGATGAAGGGATCCGACGCCATCGTCGGCCCGCTTCCCGCGCCCTCGATCGACACGGGCTCTGGCCTCGAGCGTGTCGCGATGCTGCTGCAGGACGTCCCGACGGTCTTCGACACCGACGAGTTCAAGCCCATGGTCGACCTGGCCGTGGACCTGACCGGCGTCGGCTACACCGGCCGGTTCGGCGAGGGCTCCCCGGAGTCCGACACGTGGATCCGCGTCATCGCCGAGCACGCCCGCGCCACGGCCTTCCTCATCTCCGACGGGGTCCTGCCCTCCAACGAGGGCCGCGGCTACGTGCTGCGCCGACTGGTGCGCCGGGCGGTCAACTCCGCCCGCAAGCTCGGCACCGACGCCTCGATCATGACGCCGATGATGGAGCAGGTCATCGACACCATGTCCCCGGCCTGGCCGGACCTGAAGACCCAGGCGCAGCTGATCACCAAGATCGCCCAGGCCGAGGAGGACACGTTCAGCAAGACGCTGAGCACCGGCCTCGTGAAGCTGGGCGACGCGATGGACGCCACCAAGGAACGCGGCGACACCACGCTGGACGCCGAGACCGCCTTCACGCTGCACGACACCTATGGCTTCCCGGTCGACCTGACCATCGAGATCGCCGAGGAGCAGGGGCTGACCCTCGACCGCGACGCCTTCGCCGAGCACATGGAGGCCCAGCGCCACCGCGCCCGCGCCGCCACCAAGTCCGGACGCGACGCCGCCGCCACCGACGTGTACAAGCGTGCCGCCGGTGCCGTGGAGGGCGTGGACTTCACCGGCTACGACCACTTCGAGGGTGACTCGTGGATCGCGGCCCTCATCGCCGACGGTGACCTGGTCCAGCGGGCCGAGGAGGGCGAGGAGGTCGAGGTCGTCCTCAAGCGCACCCCCTTCTACGCCGAGGGCGGCGGGCAGCTGGGCGACCACGGCCTGATCACCTCCGACCTCGGCCGCATCGAGGTGCTCGACACCGTCTCGCCCACCGAGGGCTTGATCGTCCACCGTGGGCGGGTCGTGGCCGGCGAGGTCGGCGTCGACAACGACGTGCACGCCACGATCGACCGCGCCCGTCGCGCCTCCATCGCCCGTGGTCACACCGCCACCCACATCCTCCACGCCACCATCAAGGAGATGGTCGGCGACCACGCCGCGCAGGCCGGGTCGGCCATCGACCAGGGCCACTTCCGCTTCGACTTCCCCCACTTCGAGGCCATCACCCGTGGGCAGCTGACCGAGCTGGAGGAGCTGGTCAACCTGCGGATCGCCGCCGACCCGACCGTCATGGTCCGGGAGATGAGCCAGGAGGAGGCACGCAAGCGTGGTGCCACCGCCCTGTTCGGCGAGAAGTACGGCGACAGCGTGCGCGTGGTCACCATCGACGACTACTCCATGGAGCTGTGCGGCGGCACCCACGTCGGCCACACCTCCGAGGTCGGGCTGTTCACCGTCATCAACGAGGGGTCGATCGCCAACAACGTGCGGCGCATCGAGGCGCTGACCGGGCCGGACGCGTTCACCCACCTGTCCAAGGAACGGCTGATCGCCGACCAGGTCGCCCGCATGCTGAAGGTGCCCTCCGCCGAGGTGCCCGGACGCGTCGAGGACCTGCTCGGCCGGGTCCGCGATGCCGAGAAGGCGCTGGCCAAGGCTCGTGCCGACGCGGTGCTCGGCCAGGCCGACGCGCTGCTGGAGCGGGCCGAGGTCATCGGTGACCACCGCATCGTCACCGGCGTGGTGCAGGGGGCCGACCACGACGCCCTGCGTCAGCTGGCCCTCGATCTCCGCAACCGGATCCGCCACGGCGTGGTGATCCTCGGGACGGCCAAGGAGGACGGCAAGGCCCAGATGCTGGCCGCGGTGTCATCCGACCTGGTCGAGGCCGGCCACAACGCCGCCGACATCCTGCGGCCCGGCGCAAAGGTCGTCGGCGGCGGTGCGGGCGGCAAGGGTGACGTCGCCCAGGCCGGCGGCAAGGACGGCACCAAGATCGTTGCGGCCGTCACCACGTCCGCCGACGAGGCGCGGGACCGACTGCGGGACTGA